gggacaggagaggttccggaggattggtgggttgcagatgttgttcccttatccaagaaagggagtagagatagcccagtaaATTACAGACCAGcggtggtaagttgatggagaagatcccgagaggcaggatttatgaactattggagaggcataatatgattaggaatagtcagcatggcattaGGTTGTGCctaatgagcctgattgaattttttgaggatgtgactaaacagattgatgaaggtagagcaatagatatcgtgtatatggattttagcaaccacttgataaggtaccccatgcaaggcttattgagaaagtagggaggcatgggatccaaggggaccttgctttgtggattcagaattggcttgttcacaaaaagcaaagggtggttatagacaggtcatattctgcatggaggtcagtgaccagtggtatgcctcagtgatctgttctggaaccccttctctttgtgtttttataaatgacctggatgaggaaatggagggatgggttagtaagtttgctgatgacatgaaggttgggggtgttgtggatactgtggcAGCAGGCTCTGAGAGGTTACAGtggattggggtgcatgccttacgagaataggttgagtgaacttggccttttcttcttggagcggcggaggatgagaggttacgtgatagaggtgtataaaatgatgagaggcattgatcatgtagatagtcagaggctttttcccagggctgaaatggctaacacaagaggacacagttttaagctgcttggaagcaggtacagaggagatgtagcGAGTGTTAAGTGCAtgtaatgggctgccggtaatggtggtggaggcagatatgatgtcttttaacagactcctggataggcacatggagcttagaaaaacagagggctatgcttcacccttagtaatttctaaagtaagtacatgttcggcacagcattgtgggccgaagggcctgtattgtgttaagGGTATACTatgtttctattctgaggctttgtccaCTTGTCCCAAGACTCCCTCACTAattgaaacatcctcttcacatccactctatctaggctttacaACATTGGATACATTTCAATGAGTACCCCATacttccttctcaaactgcagcgAGTACAGACTGAGAACGCTCCCTGTCAATTTcgggatcattctcctgaacctcatCTTAACCCTTTGCCAGGACATTTTTTCTCAGATacggggcacaaaactgctcatacTCTAAATGAAGTCTGAccaatgacttataaagcctcagcgtctcATCCTTGGATTTTATATtccagccctcttgaaatgaatgctatcattgcatttaccttccccaccaccgactcaaACCGCAAGTTaccctttagggaaccctgcacgaggacccccaagtccctttgcactctgatttctggattttctccccgtttagaggATAGTCCACGTTGTCTCAGTCCTTCCCCAGCAGACGAGTCCCTCCCCAGTAAGAGGTGCATTGCTGCTCCCGTGCAGCAAACGATAACTGCATGCAGAGAACCGCAGAACCGAGACGTGAGTCGCGTGTTGGTGCTGCGCCGTTTCTGGGAGCCTCGGGGAAGGGCAGCCCGAACTAACTTCGGACTCACGTTTCGCTGCCATCTTCCGAGATAACTGTGCAAGTCGAAAGGAGGTATTGCAAACTATTTTCTTTTTCCATATTACCTTACATTTTTCCACATACTTTACGATAACAGATTACTATGGACGTTAAAATGTGTGCTTATATTCGCCCCACCTAGTCCTGTAAAGTTTTTAATGCCTTTATATTCCTTCAGGTCTCCAATTCGTTCTCAACCTTGTTTCTTTCAGTAATGCCCTCTGTCACTGTCCGGGCGCTGCACTTAGAGCGAGTGAGGTGAGTGCCTTCATCAATACCTTCActagaggggaggggaggggaggggaggcggGCTGAGAGGGACGAGTCTCAGCATCTCGCTATAAAAGAGCAACCACCTGAGTTCAGGAGAAGACTTTCCTCCCACTGGCCGCTTGTTACCTGACTGCTGCTGCTTAGAACGAACGAGCATGCGGTCCACGCTGCTGCTGCTGCCGTCCTTGCTGGCGCTGCTCGCCGCCTCCCGGGTCAGCGCGGAAAAGCCGCTGCTGTTTAGGCTGTGCGGCCGCGACCTGATGCGGGCAGTGATCTACACGTGCGGCGCGTCGCGCTGGCGGAGAGAGACCCGACTCAACGAGTTGCTGGGTGAGCTGGCGTTCGCGGAAAACTCTCCTAGTTCCAACTGTTCCAAAAAGTTTCCCCGAAAAGGCGCTTTAATAGTTTGCGCCAGAGAATGTCTGATTCATTCGCCACACTTGAACCCTAACTTTTGCCCTTGATATTGTAATGGGCCAACTTTGTTTTCTTTCCGAATATTAACAATAAGGTCTCTTCCATTTGTTTTTGAATATAACAGAAATTAAGAGTGGTAATTTAATCACCACTCTTCGATCTGCAAGATACTGCATCATCGTACTGTACTTCGTAAATATATGTATTAAATGTATTAAAATTGCACGTTATTACTAAAATATAATTTCTTAGTCTTTGGCGTCGGTTTGAATTGGGTGGTCAGATTAAACTGTAATTATGAATAAAAATTTCTGCAGAGATATTTTGGCGAGCGAATCTCAAATGTTTTATTTTGTCTTGGGTCACCAACAGAGGATCAGAAATCGCCGTTCGTGGGATTCCATCCTTCAAAACGGCTCCTCGCCCAAGGCTTGGGATCAACCAGCGGAGAGGATTCGAGCTACAGGCCGGACCTTTTGGAAGAAATGTTGGCGGTTTACCGGAACCCATCCCGGGACAAGCGCCTATTCAATCACACTCATGCCGATCTTTGTTGTCGGAGGGGCTGTACCAAAAAGCAAATGAGCTTTCTCTGCTGAAGCAACGGGGAGCGGCGTCCGACCGCTGCCACGGTCCCTCTGGTCGGGGGCCATTGGAGCGTTGTTTGTGTTTAAATGCAAATTACAGTACTGTATAATTGTTGTTCAACGCAAATTCGGTGTACGGCATCTGttaattgattggaaaagaaactTATTTTAGGGTGCAAGAATGCGCTCTCTGTTAAATGTTGACATAACTTAATAAAATTGAGCTGAAATTTGAAAGTTTCATTGCATAATTGAAACTAATCAAAAATCGCACATACTCACCAGAAAGTCACCCGTAGCAGCGCCGGGCTGCCTAAAGCATATTTGATATTAGGGCGTTGCATAGCGTAATCAGGGGTAGGCAACATTTGAAGATTTCACCATCGGATGAGTTATTTGGAAGCTACTAGTTAGGAATTTGTAATCAAGTGATCTTTGGCTCTCAACTAGGCGTCAAACTGGATGCAAAGGTTCATACCGTCTCGTGCAACTAAAACGTTATGAATCTCGGGCACCTTTAACAAGAATATTTAAGATAGAACGTCCCCCCCCCCAATGGAATGGGAACTTAATTGTTCAAGTTATAAAAATAATTCATAACAAGATGCAGAAAAGAGTTCATACGTGAAAAGGGAACGGTAAAAGCTCTGATTAACGCACTCTTCGTGCACCCTATAATGCAATGGTTAACAAAACATCATTTTATGGACTGCCCAAATAAATAGCTTCTGAATCGTTCGAGTATATTTGAGGATATGAATGAGAAATGAAAGCAGTATTAGGTCCTTCAAATTTTTGTCAACTGTCGATGAAGATAATACTTCATAGTCTCATTTCTACTCAATGCACTAACCTAATGTTTGGTTCTCttaaaaaaatctgaattacTTCAAAACTCCCTCACCGACAGAGATACAAATCATCCATTTGGGCAAAGGATTGTGGTCTGGTTTATGGTCTCCAAAATTGATGCACCTTCAAACTATTGTAAGATGATTTGCCTGGTTCCAGACACCTGGAGTCAGGAAAACTACAGCCCCACAAGCCCCATAGGAAGTGCTTACTAAGATCACTCATATTTTGAGGTGATCATGGCATAGAAGGGATGGCATTCAGCTGGGGacaatgcagaaaagattcacaaggattttTCTGCAATTGGAGTGATTGAGTGGCTGGGCTGAGGCTGTTTTCCTTGGAGAGATCAACACTGAGGAGGGAGTGCAGAGAGCTTTATAAGTTAATCATGGGCAAAG
The nucleotide sequence above comes from Hypanus sabinus isolate sHypSab1 chromosome 11, sHypSab1.hap1, whole genome shotgun sequence. Encoded proteins:
- the insl5a gene encoding insulin-like 5a codes for the protein MRSTLLLLPSLLALLAASRVSAEKPLLFRLCGRDLMRAVIYTCGASRWRRETRLNELLEDQKSPFVGFHPSKRLLAQGLGSTSGEDSSYRPDLLEEMLAVYRNPSRDKRLFNHTHADLCCRRGCTKKQMSFLC